One Helicobacter pylori NCTC 11637 = CCUG 17874 = ATCC 43504 = JCM 12093 genomic window, GAAACCACTAATTGCTCCAAATTCGCTTAACACTAGAATTACTACCATGTCATATCATTTGAGTATTATAGTATTATAATGGGATCTTTATGAGATGTAAGAAAAATACAAAAAACGCTAGCAACCATAGATTTTAGACTCTAGCTTGCGCTAGAGCCAAAATTTTAGTATAATGGCGTTGCGAAGGCCATTAAAACTATGATTGCTAATAGTAATTTCATAGTTGGTTATCTCCTTTCGGGGTAACCACCCACTATCACCCCAAACCCTAACATGCTCCAAATTTTCACAACAAAAGAGAAACCTAGAAATTACTATTTGCGTTAGCGTGATTTTACATTAAAAAACCTAAAAATGCCAAAAAGCGTTTTTAAAACCCCCTAAAATTTAACGCTAATCCCCCCTAAAATCCCGTTTTTTTTTTTTTTTGTAAAAAACGCTCCAATTGGTGTAACTTTATTTCCTTAATAAGGGGTTTTTAAGGGGATTTTTAAGGTTAGTTTAACTTTTCTTATGTGAAAATATCACAATTACATTTGACAATTTGTATTACTAAACATTATTTACAAGCTCTGATGTAACTAAATCCCAAATTTAATCTCAATCAAGGAGCATCCCATTGATAAGGAAAATCATGATAAAGAAAAATAGAACGCTGTTTCTTAGTCTAGCCCTTTGCGCTAGCATAAGTTATGCCGAAGATGATGGAGGGTTTTTCACCGTCGGTTATCAGCTCGGGCAAGTCATGCAAGATGTCCAAAACCCAGGCGGCGCTAAAAGCGACGAACTCGCCAGAGAGCTTAACGCTGATGTAACGAACAACATTTTAAACAACAACACCGGAGGCAATGTCGCAGGGGCGTTGAGTAACGCTTTCTCCCAATACCTTTATTCGCTTTTAGGGGCGTATCCCACGAAACTCAATAGTAGCGATGTGTCTGCGAACGCTCTTTTAAGTGGTGCGGTAGGCTCTGGGACTTGTGCGGCTGCAGGGACAGCCGGTGGCGCATCTCTTAACACTCAAAGCGCTTGCACCGCTGCGGGCTATTACTGGCTCCCTAGCTTGACTGACAGGATTTTAAGCACGATCGGCAGCCAGACTAACTACGGCACGAACACCAATTTCCCCAACATGCAACAACAGCTCACCTATTTGAACGCGGGGAATGTGTTTTTTAACGCGATGAATAAGGCTTTAGAGAAGAATGGGACTACTAATGGCACTAGTAGCACTAGCGGTGCGACTGGTTCAGATGGTCAAACCTACTCTCAACAAGCCATCCAATACCTTCAAGGCCAACAAAATATCTTAAATAACGCAGCGAATTTGCTCAAGCAAGATGAATTGCTCTTAGAAGCTTTCAACTCTGCCGTAGCTGCTAACATTGGGAATAAGGAATTCAATTCAGCCGCTTTTACAGGTTTGGTGCAAGGCATTATTGATCAATCCCAATTGGTTTATAACGAGCTCACTAAAAACACCATTAGCGGGAGTGCGGTTAATAGCGCTGGGATAAACCCCAACCAAGCTAACGCTGTGCAAGGGCGTGCCAGTCAGCTCCCTAACGCTCTTTATAACGCGCAAGTAACTTTGGATAAAATCAACGCGCTCAACAATCAGGTGAGAAGCATGCCTTACTTGCCCCAATTCAGAGCCGGGAACAGCCGTTCAACGAATATTTTAAACGGGTTTTACACCAAAATAGGCTATAAGCAGTTCTTTGGGAAGAAAAGGAATATCGGTTTGCGCTATTATGGTTTCTTTTCTTATAACGGAGCGAGCGTGGGCTTTAGATCCACTCAAAATAATGTAGGGTTATACACTTATGGGGTGGGGACTGATGTGTTGTATAACATCTTTAGCCGCTCCTATCAAAACCGCTCTGTGGATATGGGCTTTTTTAGCGGTATCCAATTAGCCGGCGAAACCGTCCAATCCACGCTCAGAGATGACCCCAATGTGAAATTGCATGGGAAAATCAATAACACGCACTTCCAGTTTCTCTTTGACTTCGGTATGAGGATGAACTTCGGTAAGTTGGACGGGAAATCCAACCGCCACAACCAGCACACGGTGGAATTTGGCGTAGTAGTGCCTACGATTTATAACACTTATTACAAATCAGCAGGGACTACCGTGAAGTATTTCCGTCCTTATAGCGTTTATTGGTCTTATGGGTATTCATTCTAAGAAAGGGGGGAAGAGACAAACATGAAACAAAATTTAAAGCCATTCAAAATGATTAAGGAAAATTTAATGACACAATCTCAAAAAGTAAGATTCTTAGCCCCTTTAAGCCTAGCGTTAAGCTTGAGCTTCAATCCAGTGGGCGCTGAAGAAGATGGGGGCTTTATGACCTTTGGGTATGAATTAGGTCAGGTGGTCCAACAAGTGAAAAACCCGGGTAAAATCAAAGCCGAAGAATTAGCCGGCTTGTTAAACTCTAATACGACAAACAACACCAATACCAATATTGCAGGCACAGGAGGCAATGTCGCCGGGACTTTGGGCAACCTCTTTATGAACCAACTAGGCAATTTGATTGATTTGTATCCCACTTTGAACACTACTAACATCCAACAATGTGGTGCTACTAATAGTGGTGGTAGTGCGACCACAGCCGCTGCTACTACTAGCAATAGCCCTTGTTTCCAAGGTAACCTGGCTCTTTATAACGAAATGGTTGGCTCTATCAAAACTTTGAGTCAAAACATCAGCAAGAACATCTTTCAAGGCGACAACAACACCACGAGCCAAAACCTCTCCAACCAGCTCAGTGAGCTTAACACCGCTAGCGTTTATTTGACTTACATGAACTCATTCTTAAACGCCAATAACCAAGCGGGTGGGATTTTTCAAAACAACACCACTCAAGCTTATAGAGATGGTGTTACCGCCCAACAAATCGCTTATATCCTAAAGCAAGCTTCAATCACTATGGGGCCAAGCGGTGATAGCGGGGCTGCCGCAGCGTTTTTGGATGCCGCTTTAGCGCAACATGTCTTCAACTCCGCTAACGCCGGGAATGATTTGAGCGCTAAGGAATTCACTAGCTTGGTGCAAAACATCGTCAATAATTCTCAAAACGCTTTAACGCTAGCCAACAACGCTAACATCAGCAATTCAACAGGCTATCGAGTGAGCTATGGCGGGAATATTGATCAAGCGCGCTCTACCCAACTGTTAAACAACACCACAAACACTTTGGCTAAAGTTACCGCTCTAAACAACGAGCTTAAAGCTAACCCATGGCTTGGGAATTTCGCTGCCGGTAACAGCTCTCAAGTGAATGCGTTTAACGGGTTTATCACTAAAATCGGTTATAAGCAATTCTTTGGGGAAAACAAGAATGTGGGCTTACGCTACTACGGCTTCTTCAGCTATAATGGTGCGGGCGTGGGTAATGGCCCTACTTACAATCAAGTCAATCTGCTCACTTATGGGGTGGGGACTGATGTGCTTTACAATGTGTTTAGCCGCTCTTTTGGTAGCCGAAGTCTTAATGCGGGCTTCTTTGGGGGGATCCAACTCGCAGGGGACACTTACATCAGCACGCTAAGAAACAGCCCTCAGCTTGCGAATAGACCCACAGCGACGAAATTCCAATTCTTGTTTGATGTGGGCTTACGCATGAACTTTGGTATCTTGAAAAAAGACTTGAAAAGCCATAACCAGCATTCTATAGAAATCGGTGTGCAAATCCCTACGATTTACAACACTTATTATAAAGCTGGCGGTGCTGAAGTGAAATACTTCCGCCCTTATAGCGTGTATTGGGTCTATGGCTACGCCTTCTAAAAAAGCTCAAGGCCTTTTATAGGCTTTGATTTAACCCTTTTAACCCCCATTTTAAAAACAAACCCAAACCCTTATCCAATAATCAAATAATGGAATTGACCCCCTAAAAACGCTTAAAAATAAAAACGCTTGATTAAAAGCTACCACTCACAAAAAGCTTAACATTCAAGGCTTATTGAGGTTTTAAAACGCTTGATTAAAAACTTTTAAAAAGCTTTAGCGCTTCAAAATTTTTATATTTAGAAAAACAACCCAAAATCTTTATCAAATGTTGTCAAATATTGAGATTATCCCCCAAGAACGGCTTTAATAATAAAGGTGATCAAACGCTAAAGGCGTTTAGGATTTCTGTGGTTTAAAAACTTTGTTTTGTGGTTCTAAATTTTATGGTAAAACTCATTTTTTAAGGGGATAGGAGATATTTTGAAACCCCCCCCAAAACTAAATCCCCCCTAACCCAAGAAAACCGCTTTTAAGAAACTAGCTACGCAAAGTATTAGATTTTAAAAAATGCCTTGGAGTGTTTTTAACTTGCTGTGATTAAAAATCAAAACTTCAGCGTGAGGTTGGTCATCATGTAACTTCTGTCTTGGTAATTAGCGCTAAAATCGCCATCAGGGTTATTGAATTTGGGCGCTCCAAAATACCCTGCTTGATACCCTTTATTGATCCTAGCCCCATAATAAGTGATCCTAAAGTTAAGAAGAACCGATTCAGTGAACGCATAGCTCGCATTGAATTGCAAGGAATATTCATTAGCCCTCCCCACTTGCCCTAACGCATTTTTATTCGCATGAGAGACGCGCCCAAAAACATGCCATGCAAAACGCTTATGGATCCCTCCAACAGAAGTGTAAAAAGTGAAAGTGTTCGCGTTAGTGATCGCATCAGCCAGCCCATCATAAGCCGTATTATCCCAAAAATCATAGCCAATCATTCCGGCATGCCTAGTCGTTATGGAGATTTCACTACCGATATAGGAAGTGTTATTACCCCTTGGCATCGTGTGAGAGCCTAAAAAAGCGTCTGAATTGCCAAAGGTGTTATAAAAGCCAATGGACCAGTTGAAATTATCCCACCAAAAAACCTGGCGGATATTTAAAGTAACGCCATTCCTCCCCAACAACGATCCATGAGGCGTGCTGTCTTCTAAACTATAAGTGTTTGTTTCTGGGTTATACCACCCCCTATAGTATAAAGGAAAGGTTGTCATGATCATGCTTTGAGAGCGAAAGCCTACATTTTGAAAATTCCTATTCGTGTCATAAACCAGCTTAAAACCAGGAGCGTTATAAGTCTTAGGCGCAAAATAATAAAAAAATTGAGCGTCTAAACCTTTATAAGAATAAGTCGTGGTGATCCCATGCCAGCCATAATTGATGAAATCGTTGCTGTTATTAGGATTGCCTCCCTTTTTCAAATAAGGCACTGTCGCAAAAAACTCATAAATCCAAGAGTTGAACGCCAAACCTCTCCCAAAAGAACTCCACCACCAAAACCTTAACCTTTGCGTCTCAGTCTTATAGGGCTGATAATACACTTCCCACCCTTGATTGGAACCGCTCATAAAATCAATATTCGCCTCATAACGCCCCGCTTTAAACCCAAAAACATCTTTGTAATCGTATCGTAAAAAAGCGGTATCCACCACATAAGGCCTTGCATGATAGCTCGCTGATTGAGAAGTCCCCGCATAAGCAGGGCCAAGATACTTATTGAAAAAGTATCCATGATAGCCCCCAATGAAATTCTCTACAATAGAGCCAAAAATCTTCCCGTTAGCTTGGTTAATATCATACTTAGTCTTATCATAAGGAATGGCTGCAATCGCCCCACCCAAAGAGACAGAGAGCCTATGGTTTTCGGTGCCTTTAGGGAGTAAATTGACTTTGACTTGCGCTAAAGTTACAATATCTATAAAACTTTCAGTAGGATAAATCCCTTTTTTAGTATTGATTTGAGAATTGTTAAAACCAATCTTAGAAAAGTTCTCCACACGACCGCTAAAGCGATAATCAAAAGCTTCTACAGGACATAATAAAAACGATAAAAGCGATAAAGAAGAAGTCAAAAAACACTTTTCTTGCCTCACTAAACTCTCCCTAATTTTAATGGTATGATCTTTTTTGTTGAGATTATAATTATAATCAAAAAAAAACAGCATAAAGTTAAAATATTAATTAAAATCCACAACCTTATTTTACAAAAAATAACCCCTCATTGTAAATTGGTTTAAAATTAAAGGATTAAAATCATATATTTGTTACTTCTAAAGAATGTTTTATTTTTGATTAGATCCGCTACCCATGAAATCCTCATTTTTAGCTCCATTATTAAAACTTATAAGAAATTTCAAATCTAGCGTTAAAGCCAGGCTCTGCCATGCCCCTTGCGTATTTGTCTTGATTGGGTTCATCAGGGCTCATCACCGGGCTGGCTTGATCAATATATTGTTGGTTAAAAACATTGGTGAAGCACCCAAACGCTAAAGCGATTGGGCTTCCTCGGCTGATGTTGCCCATAGGGAAAGTTTGGTTCTCACTTTGTGTCCCTAATCATAGGGATTTTACAGAGTTTGATCTCCAACGCATTCCCTACAGGTCTCACACATCATATCTCCAAAGGCGTAACTTTGCGTACTTCCTACGCTAGATACAAATGTATGGAGATATTATACTACAAATTAGCAGCATTCATCCCAAACACTAAAGATGTTTGGGATTTCTGCTTGGGTGGTTTAAACACCGCATTCAAGCTCAACCCTTCAAGTTTTTTATAAGTGGGTTTGTAAGTGATAAAAAAACTGCTCACCCCATAGCCGGGTTTATGCACATAAAAAATCCCGGGCGTTTTAGGGCAATTACTAGGCCGTCTGTCAATATCCGTAGGGCCGTTACGATAAGGGCTATAAGAGCAATAACTCAAATCCGTAACAAAGCGTGAAAGCCAAGTGATGCTAATGCCGGTGCGTGGGATTTTATAACTTGCCGTTAAAATAAACACATTGCCGGTTGTAGCAGCCAATTCATACACATCAGCGATCAAACGCCCTTTTAAAGAAGGCCATGATCGCGCTACGCTCAAGCCTAAAGAAAAACCCTTGTATTTAGCTGTCCCTGAAACTTCATAACCCGGCACATAAATAATATCTTGTGCGGGCAAATTGGTTACAAAAAGCGTTGAAGAAAATTGATTGATGTAGTTAGAAATCAACTGGACAAAACCGGCGGCCCTGAAATCAAAATACTGACTGCTGTATTCGGTGTTAAATTCCACATTTTGCCCGATTTCTGGCTTTAAATTGCGGTTGTAGCGCAAATTATCTTGACGCATCCACACCAAACCTCCAGGCATAGGGCCTCTGGTTACATACGCGTAAGAAAGCCTGAAATTCAAATTTTCTAAAGGCGAGACATTTAAAGCCGCGCTAGGGCTAAACCCTTGGGTTATGTGCAATTGCCAGTCTTTATCCACTAAAGTATAGACATCATAACGAGTCCCTGCCCCTAAAGTTACCATAGGATGCAAGGTGTAATTCGCTTGCGCATACACCCCAACCACATTCGCAGTAGCGCCATTTCGTTGGCAACGCCCGTTCATGTTAGGATCATTGGGGCTTGTAACCCTTAAACATGCATCAGGGGCATCGCCGGGTTTGACTAATTCGCTATTAGGGATCGCTTTATCAAAAGTGGTTAAGTTTTGGTAATTCAACCCGTATTCAAAAAGATTGTCATTCTTATGATCTATGGTGTGGATCACATTCGCATTAAACCCAGAATTGATGATGAATAAATTTTTATTAGCCACCACAGAACCCCCTCCAAGGCTTTTAAAAGTGATGGAGCAAGTTTGTTTAAGAGCGTCATAAATGCCCCCTTGCGCCACGCATTCATTTTCTTCGCTAAGTTTGGGGTTTGGGGTGAAAGGAATACTAGCCGCTATATCGTTAGACTTAAAAAGCGGATCAATTTGGACATTCCTAATACTTGTATAACCATTGATTTTTAATTTAGGATCACCAAAACGGCTCCCCCCTTCTCTTTCATAATTCAAACTCACGTTATGCACTAAATTGACGCTATAAGTTTTAAACAAACTAGCGTCATTTTCAAACAAGCAATCATCAGGGTTTTTCTCGTTAGGGAAAGCGTTAAAATCACCGCAAGAATAGGGTAAAAAAGTGCCTGTAAAATTCGCTCTTAAAGGGCGGTTAGCGTTGTCTCTGGTCATGTTATAGCTGAGCGTTAAGGTATCTCTTTCGCTCAAATAACCATTGATCTTAGCCATCACATTGTTTTGCTCGCTAGGACTTCCTGTAACTTTATTATCTGCTTTAGGTCTAAAGAGATCTTTTGTGGCATTATCCCCATCACGATAGTAAAAAATATTTTGATGCGTGTAATACAAAAGCATATCAAAATGATTGTTACGATAAGCGCCCATCACGGTTTCTCGATCCCCAAAGTTGGTCAAAAAAGTGGCAGCCCCACTTATAGCGTAGTCTTTACCTTTAGGGATAAAATCGCTAGCGCTCTTAGTCTCCATTTTGATCGCGCCAATCAAAGCCATAGGCCCTGCGCTCGCTTGAGCCGCCCCCTTAGTAACCACCACGCTTTTGAGCATTCCAGGGTCAATGATCGTATTGCCTTGATGCCCATAGCTTGCGCCCATTTGCGCCGCGCCATCCACCGTAACCCTAGCCAATCTGTCTTCAATGCCGCGCACATAAATTTTTTGCGCTATCACCGCG contains:
- the alpB gene encoding Hop family adhesin AlpB, encoding MKQNLKPFKMIKENLMTQSQKVRFLAPLSLALSLSFNPVGAEEDGGFMTFGYELGQVVQQVKNPGKIKAEELAGLLNSNTTNNTNTNIAGTGGNVAGTLGNLFMNQLGNLIDLYPTLNTTNIQQCGATNSGGSATTAAATTSNSPCFQGNLALYNEMVGSIKTLSQNISKNIFQGDNNTTSQNLSNQLSELNTASVYLTYMNSFLNANNQAGGIFQNNTTQAYRDGVTAQQIAYILKQASITMGPSGDSGAAAAFLDAALAQHVFNSANAGNDLSAKEFTSLVQNIVNNSQNALTLANNANISNSTGYRVSYGGNIDQARSTQLLNNTTNTLAKVTALNNELKANPWLGNFAAGNSSQVNAFNGFITKIGYKQFFGENKNVGLRYYGFFSYNGAGVGNGPTYNQVNLLTYGVGTDVLYNVFSRSFGSRSLNAGFFGGIQLAGDTYISTLRNSPQLANRPTATKFQFLFDVGLRMNFGILKKDLKSHNQHSIEIGVQIPTIYNTYYKAGGAEVKYFRPYSVYWVYGYAF
- the alpA gene encoding Hop family adhesin AlpA encodes the protein MIKKNRTLFLSLALCASISYAEDDGGFFTVGYQLGQVMQDVQNPGGAKSDELARELNADVTNNILNNNTGGNVAGALSNAFSQYLYSLLGAYPTKLNSSDVSANALLSGAVGSGTCAAAGTAGGASLNTQSACTAAGYYWLPSLTDRILSTIGSQTNYGTNTNFPNMQQQLTYLNAGNVFFNAMNKALEKNGTTNGTSSTSGATGSDGQTYSQQAIQYLQGQQNILNNAANLLKQDELLLEAFNSAVAANIGNKEFNSAAFTGLVQGIIDQSQLVYNELTKNTISGSAVNSAGINPNQANAVQGRASQLPNALYNAQVTLDKINALNNQVRSMPYLPQFRAGNSRSTNILNGFYTKIGYKQFFGKKRNIGLRYYGFFSYNGASVGFRSTQNNVGLYTYGVGTDVLYNIFSRSYQNRSVDMGFFSGIQLAGETVQSTLRDDPNVKLHGKINNTHFQFLFDFGMRMNFGKLDGKSNRHNQHTVEFGVVVPTIYNTYYKSAGTTVKYFRPYSVYWSYGYSF
- the hofG gene encoding outer membrane beta-barrel protein HofG, with the protein product MRQEKCFLTSSLSLLSFLLCPVEAFDYRFSGRVENFSKIGFNNSQINTKKGIYPTESFIDIVTLAQVKVNLLPKGTENHRLSVSLGGAIAAIPYDKTKYDINQANGKIFGSIVENFIGGYHGYFFNKYLGPAYAGTSQSASYHARPYVVDTAFLRYDYKDVFGFKAGRYEANIDFMSGSNQGWEVYYQPYKTETQRLRFWWWSSFGRGLAFNSWIYEFFATVPYLKKGGNPNNSNDFINYGWHGITTTYSYKGLDAQFFYYFAPKTYNAPGFKLVYDTNRNFQNVGFRSQSMIMTTFPLYYRGWYNPETNTYSLEDSTPHGSLLGRNGVTLNIRQVFWWDNFNWSIGFYNTFGNSDAFLGSHTMPRGNNTSYIGSEISITTRHAGMIGYDFWDNTAYDGLADAITNANTFTFYTSVGGIHKRFAWHVFGRVSHANKNALGQVGRANEYSLQFNASYAFTESVLLNFRITYYGARINKGYQAGYFGAPKFNNPDGDFSANYQDRSYMMTNLTLKF